A region from the Motacilla alba alba isolate MOTALB_02 chromosome 10, Motacilla_alba_V1.0_pri, whole genome shotgun sequence genome encodes:
- the SKOR1 gene encoding SKI family transcriptional corepressor 1 — MEAIASQMGNGRDASSSPNSKQELQPYQGSNTLKPNQVGETSLYGVPIVSLVIDGQERLCLAQISNTLLKNYSYNEIHNRRVALGITCVQCTPVQLEILRRAGAMPISSRRCGMITKREAERLCKSFLGEHKPPKLPENFAFDVVHECAWGSRGSFIPARYNSSRAKCIKCSYCSMYFSPNKFIFHSHRTPDSKYTQPDAANFNSWRRHLKLSDKTATEELSHAWEDVKAMFNGGTRKRTFSLQGAAAGGPGAGSPAAKAALHPPPPAGPELAPAHKSLRCSGQEAAGERGALGLAAAHGGAAGAHGGAGAVRSYPVIPVPSKGFGMLQKLPPPLFPHPYGFPAAAFGLCPKKQEEALGGAGGGEAGKGGALPPGMFWGPPHPHPHQPAQPPHQPGAAKDTGVYPSFPVFWPAAGSLPVPPYPAQSPAKAAATAVVVAAAAAAAAAAAEPAGLAGRHGELEGSEPSGSGRSSATPQEGAGAEGERCPSALSRAAGEEERSGDEALLAPLPLPRKGSYLSAFRPVVKDAESIAKLYGTREAFGGAGPRGPGYLSPDFLSEGSSSYRSLSPGGDTAEEPEVDVESNRFPEDEEEEAAAVPAVAPAEGREPPPPRLLAGPEEPPPPAGAEGPEEKTGEAGAQEGGPAPEGSPERSGSSGGAYEVFAAERGELLQPLKPAASLGAPAAFLCTPEAKEQDKEDNHSAAEDLEGRKSYQDQRNVSHPSPVNTDRGEEGLAMDVTGTQLVEKDIENLARDELQKLVLEQMELRKKLERDFQSLKDNFQDQMKRELAYREEMVQQLQIVRDTLCNELDQERKARYAIQQKLKEAHDALHHFSCKMLTPRHCTGNCSFKPPLLPQ; from the exons ATGGAGGCGATCGCCAGTCAGATGGGAAATGGGAGAGATGCAAGCTCCTCCCCAAATTCAAAGCAAGAGCTGCAGCCGTACCAGGGCTCCAATACCCTCAAGCCCAACCAAGTGGGTGAGACCTCTCTGTACGGCGTGCCCATCGTGTCCCTGGTCATCGACGGGCAGGAGCGGCTGTGCCTGGCGCAGATCTCCAACACGCTGCTCAAGAACTACAGCTACAATGAGATCCACAACCGGCGCGTGGCCCTGGGCATCACCTGCGTGCAGTGCACGCCGGTGCAGCTGGAGATCCTGCGGCGGGCCGGGGCCATGCCCATCTCCTCCCGCCGCTGCGGCATGATCACCAAGAGGGAGGCGGAGCGGCTCTGCAAGTCCTTCCTGGGCGAGCACAAGCCGCCCAAGCTGCCCGAGAACTTCGCCTTCGACGTGGTGCACGAGTGCGCCTGGGGCTCCCGGGGCAGCTTCATCCCGGCGCGCTACAACAGCTCCCGCGCCAAGTGCATCAAGTGCAGCTACTGCAGCATGTACTTCTCGCCCAACAAGTTCATCTTCCACTCGCACCGCACCCCGGACTCCAAGTACACCCAGCCCGACGCCGCCAACTTCAACTCCTGGCGCCGCCACCTCAAGCTCAGCGACAAGACGGCCACGGAGGAGCTGTCGCACGCCTGGGAGGATGTCAAGGCCATGTTCAACGGCGGCACCCGCAAGCGGACCTTCTCCCTGCAAGGGGCGGCGGccggcgggcccggggccggcTCCCCCGCCGCCAAGGCCGCCCTGcacccgccgccgcccgccggcccCGAGCTGGCCCCGGCGCACAAGAGCCTCCGGTGCAGCGGGCAGGAGGCGGCGGGCGAGCGCGGCGCGCTGGGGCTGGCGGCGGCGcacggcggggccgcgggcgcgcacggcggggcgggcgcggtgCGCAGCTACCCGGTGATCCCGGTGCCCAGCAAGGGCTTCGGGATGCTGCAGAagctgccgccgccgctctTCCCGCACCCCTACGGCTTCCCCGCCGCCGCGTTCGGACTGTGCCCCAAGAAGCAGGAGGAGGCGCtgggcggcgcggggggcggcgaGGCGGGCAAGGGCGGCGCGCTGCCCCCCGGCATGTTCTGGGGACCCCCGCACCCCCACCCGCACCAGCCGGCCCAGCCGCCGCACCAGCCCGGCGCCGCCAAGGACACCGGCGTGTACCCCTCGTTCCCCGTGTTCTGGCCGGCCgccggcagcctgcccgtgCCGCCCTACCCCGCGCAGAGCCCGGCCAAGGCGGCCGCCACCGCCGTGGTGgtggcggcagcggcggcggcggcggcggcggcggccgagccggcggggctggcggggcGGCACGGGGAGCTGGAGGGCTCGGAGCCCTCGGGCAGCGGCCGGAGCAGCGCCACCCCGCAGGAGGGCGCGGGCGCCGAGGGCGAGCGCTGCCCCAGCGCCCTGTCGCGGGCGGCGGGCGAGGAGGAGCGCTCCGGGGACGAGGCGCTGCTCGCCCCGCTGCCGCTGCCCAGGAAGGGCAGCTACCTGTCCGCCTTCCGCCCGGTGGTGAAGGACGCCGAGAGCATCGCCAAGCTCTACGGCACCCGCGAGGCGTTCGGCGGCGCGGGCCCCCGCGGGCCCGGTTACCTCTCGCCGGACTTCCTCAGCGAGGGCAGCTCCAGCTACCGCTCGCTGTCCCCCGGCGGCGACACGGCCGAGGAGCCCGAGGTGGACGTGGAGTCCAACCGCTTCCcggaggacgaggaggaggaagccGCCGCCGTGCCCGCCGTGGCCCCCGCCGAgggccgggagccgccgccgccgcggctgcTGGCCGGGCccgaggagccgccgccgcccgccggggccGAGGGGCCCGAGGAGAAGACGGGCGAGGCGGGCGCGCAGGagggcggcccggccccggaGGGCAGCCCCGAGcgcagcggcagcagcggcggcgccTACGAG GTGTTCGCGGCCGAGAGGggggagctcctgcagccgcTGAAGCCCGCAGCCTCCCTGGGAGCCCCCGCCGCCTTCCTCTGCACCCCCGAGGCGAAGG AGCAAGATAAAGAAGACAATCACTCCGCGGCGGAGGATTTAGAGGGCAGAAAATCCTATCAGGACCAAAGGAATGTCTCTCATCCCAGCCCTGTAAATACCGACAGAG GCGAGGAAGGGCTCGCCATGGATGTCACCGGGACGCAGCTGGTGGAGAAGGACATCGAGAACCTGGCCCGAG atgagTTACAAAAACTGGTCCTGGAGCAAATGGAGCTGAGgaaaaagctggagagggacttccAGAGCCTGAAAG ATAACTTCCAGGACCAGATGAAGCGGGAGCTGGCCTACCGGGAGGAGatggtgcagcagctgcagatcGTGCGAG ACACGCTGTGCAACGAGCTGGACCAGGAGCGGAAAGCGCGCTACGCCATCCAGCAGAAGTTGAAAG AGGCTCACGACGCGCTGCACCACTTCTCCTGCAAGATGCTGACCCCGCGGCACTGCACCGGGAACTGCTCCTTCAAGCCGCCGCTGCTGCCCCAGTGA